The region GAAGCACTTGGGTCCACGAGTGCACATAATTAACTGAACATCAAATTTCCAATTGATAAACATCGCAAAGTATCAGCTTGCATCTATTTTGTGCATTTGGTTCTTTTCAGGTAAGGTAAACACAATGGACTATTTACTTTAGACTTACCATCTGATGAAGTAATGGGAGGCAACAATCTGAGAagttttttcaataattttccaAGAATTGCTTGACGAGGTGAGCTCAAAAGAATGTCCAGAACATTAGAATTATCAAAAACTTCAAGCATCATTGCCGTTGTCGGATCATCAACAACGATGTCATCCACCAAACATTGGTTGAGGAAAATGGTCAAATATGTTTCCACTGTGTCTTGTCTCTCTAATACCGATAAAACATTCCACGTTGATGGATTGGTTAGAAGTTTTGCGAGTCCATCTAGTGCTACCTGACAACATAAGAGGCAGAGAATGACGAGGCAGTCATATTAGGGATTTTTTTAAAGACCACGGCCAACTTAATAACGAGAAGCCACTGTGCTGTAAACAACCTAATAATTATGTTAGTGAACAAGGAAGTCAATCCTGGTCTTTCATAACACTCTGAACAGATAAGATGTAACAAGCGAGTCTTCCACTATGCATTTAAGATAAAATGCTGTAATTTACCTACTAGCAAATTGGGTTCACATTGGAAACTCAACCATAGAAATATGTACTTCATTCAGAATGTGACAAATATAAGGCAAAAATATTACACAGTAGGTGTGACCGAGTTGGTTTAATTGTTAATCATTTGCGAAGACCAGCTTTCTTAATGAACTTTTATATGATGGAAAAGACAAATTAACAATAAGCAATCTGCATCCAAATGACAAAATTCTTGGGTACAGCATAGTTAGTGTAACTATGGGTACAGTGAGCTAAGTACTGGCTTCCAAAGAATTTAAAACTtttcacaacaataataataatgaattggAAAAATTCTCCAAATTTCAGAATCAAGATGTTACCTGGTAAACAAATGCATTTGAACACTTGGATGGATTACccacaattttcaaaactgcTTTTAAGGCCAACAGAACAAACTTGATAGCATTGACAGGCAGATACTGTGCACATGATGTAGCAATGAAACAGAGGCCAGAACAAGAAATTGCTTGGCAAAGCTGGAACCTGTACAACGAAGAAAAGCTTAAGGCTTGACAAAAAGACAAATGTCAGTTTGATTCACACTTGCCCTTTGCCAAAACTCAcagaaacttcaaaataataCAACTCATTTTTGAAGGATAGCTGCAGCCATAGAGAAAGAACATTTTCATAGTTTGTTGACCTTCCTTACATGGATTTTATGACAGTATGCTGACACATAGCCagaaaaattttccaattgAGGCACCATGTCAAAAGATGCCCTAGAATCAAATTTTACAATCAAATAAGTTGTTTCGACAAATTATAGCCAACACCGCAATGTCAATCAAATATTGGACAtgtaaattgttttcttttttaatcggATTGTAATGGAGGCAATGATTACTTTCAAGGGcattatttctgtttctcttGGAGAAAAGCGACTGCACTATATCATTGCAGGCTCTAAAATTGTAGAGGAGCATTTTCGTGGAATTCAAAATGTAGAATGCATTTTAATAGATTCatgttaacttttttgttgttgatgttgtggCTGCTTGCTACTAAATCTACGAAATAAGTaggcaaaagaagaaaaaaacaggaagATCAACCGAAGCAAGTGCTTTTGTTCACCCCATACTGTCTACAGGCCTGGCAcataatgttatttttttcaaaatgcaagtACTTGAATCAGTACCCTTGTTTCTAGTTTATTTCAATAACAGGTAAACAAACTCAAACCACGTATAGTATCAAAGCTGGAATAGAATCCAGGCCATATTGGTGCAAGGCAAGTTCTCTAACCACCACATTAACAATGCTCCCTAACTCCACCATAGCACTTAGTGATTAGAAAGAGATTTGTCAAGAACCCATCACCCACACAACTAAAATAAGCAGCTCTCTTTGAGTGTAATTGTAGCACCTTCCCTAAAGATGAATGGTCCAGATCTAAATTTAGTCTATCAATTGATTTCTATAAAAAGGTGGATGTTGAACTTAAAGTATATCTCATTTTGAGATGGTCtagaaaaaaggcaaaattgtACAGTGTTTGCACATTCATTGTGATTAAAACAAATCAGTGATGTAATTCAAGTACACATAATTTTGTAGATGTGTTACTCAACATATTCCTCTGGCAATAGTATGCATGGCAAAGGAAATAATATAACAGGGACTCTGACCTTGCATCTGTGAGTGATTCTTCGCAAGTACTCTGAAGATTCTTGCATATTATTGTGACTACAAAgacaatcaaaataaaaatgtgaacAATGATACCCATGAGAAAGGGCAGGCAGAGTCATTAAGCGTCATTTCCTCTTTTCCCCATTCGACATTCATCTCTCAAGTGTATGGAAAGGGATCAGGACTGAGGGTGTAAACGGGTTGCCTTCAACACTCATAataaggagcttaagcaagaaCAACAGCAACGGCAATGACAatgccagaaaacaataatcTGATTTGTTGAATGAGgtaaaataatcgtgctgcacgtgcagcacacactatagtacaattctttgcaaaatgacgtgaaatttcaaaatttaaggttttgacgacaacacAAACCTAAAAAAGTAAATCTTTTATCATTTCAATCTAAatattatttacttcaacaGCACTTATGCCAGTCCAATGCAGCATGCTCTGTCACATAATAAAGGATGCAAGGAAGAAACAATGATCACataatagtcaccatttcccaaatgtttattttcaaatgtcGTTTTCGTTTCTACTTATTAAGCTTCCTAATGTTTCACCGGCTAAATTGCAGAATACCCGGTCCActtatttgcataagaataacCTCTATTGTATTCTGACCCGTTCTTCAGAGAATGTCGCCTATGGGGGAACAATGTGAGCAAGGTATTCTGCAATTGCTCCGTTTCACCTGCCTTGTGTTTCGAAGTGTTCCCCTTTGGAATCCAACCCCAACGCAAAAACTCTAGTAAGACTGCAAGCTAGGGATCGCACCCAACAGCAAGGCGAGGAAAGATATGGAAGCAATGAATTCACTTGAACTTCTGCATTTAACTTATTCTCAGGAACAAAACAAGGATGATTTGCAACTGCGGTAACAAATCTGCACTGATGGACTAATGAAACAGGACAAGAAGCAAAGATGTTGTCTAGTTGCTCAGCATCTCTCATCGCTTCGTGGACGGTTGGTCGCGATACGTCGtactttttgcaaaaatgcttAACTTCTTCTCTACAGTTTACATAAATAGACGTTGAGCTATCCATAACTACCACTTTTATGGTGTATTCACCGAATTTGAtcagttttgctttttccGTATCTCGCGCGTTGCAAGAATTACCAGGAGTTGCATGGAGTCAATCGTTACTCTTGTTCCAAGGATCTCTCCGTGTGGGAACGAGGCTTTGGCctcgatttcaattttgcgCTAGCGCGCGAGTTTGTGAAAGTTGACATGGACTTGGAATTGTACAAAGATAATTCACGCAATTTAACCCTAAAATCTGTTATTCCTGAGGTATCATTATCGGAACCATGTTGTGTCGGCATTGATGAAGCTGGTCGAGGCCCTGTTCTGGGTAAGGAAACGAAATTCTGAcagttttgatcaaaattaaAGTCGCTTTGATGCAGAATTCACAGAAGTGTTCTTCTTCTTGTATACAGGACCCATGGTTTATGGAATCTGCTATTATCCACTATCTAAAGCAGAAGACGTGAAAAGCCTTGGATTAGCTGGTGAGGCTGTTATCTTTTCAATTTGTCATCTTGCGCAGTACGTGGTTATCCTCTTTGCTCCTCTTAGCTGGGACACTACGTGCTACCCTTGGAGCGAAGGGTCGAGATCAAGGTTTCTAATTTCGCCCCTGAGCTTCACACCACAGACATGTCATTTTTGCGTCCTTAATGAAAAATACCTCTTCCTTGGACACACGAAAGAAGAAAACTCCTGGTGGACACCTCACCCACCAAATGTTGATTTCCATATACGAAGTAACTCCTTGACTGGTGTAAGCGTCAGCGTTCAGAACATAACTAACCATGCTCATCAGTATTGAAGGCAGGGTGCCTTTCTTTGATGAACCAAGCTAGGGaattaatatttattgctGTGTATTGTAACTTCGTTTTACTTAAAGCTGAGAATGTTTTCAGTGCCAATGCTGTGCTCAATTTTAATCatatgttttgtttaaattccAGATTCGAAAACATTAACAGAGGATCAGAGAGAGGACCTATTTAAAATTATAGATGAGAACAAGGAATTCATGGGCTGGGCAATTAATATTCTATCACCAAACTACCTGTCAAATAGTATGCTTCGTAGGTAAGACATCCTAGAAAGGAAAAACCTAGCTGTTCTCGTATGTTGGCCAAGTTTTTGTCAGTCTCATGTAGactcttgtttctttttttctagcACTGCtgttcaaataaatgaaaatgctATATTTAATTTCACTGTAAATTGTGTTTTGAGATTTATTACCTCAAAGATGTTTCAAGGAAACTCTTGCTTGAGGGGTACCCTACCTTTGTCACTTAATGTTATCAATCTgataaactttatttttctttaaaggaCAAAGTATAGTTTGAATGAGGTGTCTCATGATACAGCCATTGGTTTGATCAACCTTcttctttcaaacaaaattaatgtacatGAGGTAATGTGCCCCTTTACCTTACTTCACTTTCCTTGTTTGTAAAGTTATCAAATAACAGTAATCAAGCAACCTGTCAGATGATGGTCTGTATCAAAATTGAGACCCTTTGCCGGTCATATCCATAGGCAAAGGGTCAGAATGGGAAGTATATTAACAACTCTGTAACGGTACACCCTGTCCCTTGTCAAATTGAAACATAAACTGTGTAGAGATTTCTTTCCCAGAAAACTTAGTTATCAGTCTGAGTTGTTTGTTATTTGTAGATCTATGTTGACACAGTGGGAGCAGCTGACAAATACCAAGACAAACTGCAAAAGATATTTCCTGGAATTCAGATAACTGTAACTCCTAAGGCTGATGCAAAGTTTCCGGTTGTCAGTGCTGCAAGTATTTGTGCTAAGGTTAGAAATGGACGATGGTTGGCATTCTTGTGGGCAGGGTTGTTGTGAAGAGCCAGCTGCTGGCAAAATTAGCTGCCTGAATTAGAAGCAATCGCTGACTGGATTTTTGCCAGCGATCATTTGTTCTGAAAAGGGAAACGAAAGATCAGCGAGCTCAACTCACTTTTAAACCAGCATGCATTTTTCTTAACGAAAACGCTATGTGGGGATGCTGTTGAATTGAGTggtaaattattaatttcattttgtaaacATTCCCCATTAAATGTACATTTCTTCTTTCTGTTGGGGTTCAAATCTCAGAGCATTTACTGGCTACTTAACACTGACACACCACATGGAAGAGTCCTCCAGACCAGCTGGTACTATTTTACCTCAGCTGCTTGAAGTTTGCAAGTTGTCCAATTCAAAATTTATCCATGGGATTATTTAAACCCTGTAGAGCTGTGGAGTGATTAAGAGATGGGAGACCTAATAAATGTTACCAGTGTTCAATTTTAAGACTTTTAAACTCATAGCCATAATATTTAAGGGGCAGGCGTAGCTCATTCAGTTAGTGCCCAGCCTTCTGAGCTGGAGGGTCGCCAGTTCATTCCCTGTCTGTTTCGACTTCTCTTCTGTGTAGCTGTGGTTTTGAATACCTGTAAAATAGAGCAATGACAGAGGAAGTGGGGGAAAGAGGTGTGCACCGAGGGCCATGAGTTCATCAGTCTAGTTGACTTTCATGTGCTACCCTCATAAAATATGGACCTTTAcctttttacctttatttCAGGTAAGCTACATGAATTTCAGGAGTCCAATCATGTTACTTTATGAAATTTTCTTAACAGTC is a window of Acropora palmata chromosome 11, jaAcrPala1.3, whole genome shotgun sequence DNA encoding:
- the LOC141897574 gene encoding uncharacterized protein LOC141897574 isoform X2, with translation MDSSTSIYVNCREEVKHFCKKYDVSRPTVHEAMRDAEQLDNIFASCPVSLVHQCRFVTAVANHPCFVPENKLNAEVQVNSLLPYLSSPCCWVRSLACSLTRVFALGLDSKGEHFETQVTIICKNLQSTCEESLTDARFQLCQAISCSGLCFIATSCAQYLPVNAIKFVLLALKAVLKIVGNPSKCSNAFVYQVALDGLAKLLTNPSTWNVLSVLERQDTVETYLTIFLNQCLVDDIVVDDPTTAMMLEVFDNSNVLDILLSSPRQAILGKLLKKLLRLLPPITSSDAFLTLEIPSQPYAGHS
- the LOC141897576 gene encoding ribonuclease H2 subunit A-like isoform X2 is translated as MDLELYKDNSRNLTLKSVIPEVSLSEPCCVGIDEAGRGPVLGPMVYGICYYPLSKAEDVKSLGLADSKTLTEDQREDLFKIIDENKEFMGWAINILSPNYLSNSMLRRTKYSLNEVSHDTAIGLINLLLSNKINVHEIYVDTVGAADKYQDKLQKIFPGIQITVTPKADAKFPVVSAASICAKVSRDRVLKEWKFPENKEFSREHGSGYPSGMMTMMMKMMMPQKALLQSLHFSHPRVILLIVKDTSSLGIDV
- the LOC141897574 gene encoding uncharacterized protein LOC141897574 isoform X1, with protein sequence MDSSTSIYVNCREEVKHFCKKYDVSRPTVHEAMRDAEQLDNIFASCPVSLVHQCRFVTAVANHPCFVPENKLNAEVQVNSLLPYLSSPCCWVRSLACSLTRVFALGLDSKGEHFETQVTIICKNLQSTCEESLTDARFQLCQAISCSGLCFIATSCAQYLPVNAIKFVLLALKAVLKIVGNPSKCSNAFVYQVALDGLAKLLTNPSTWNVLSVLERQDTVETYLTIFLNQCLVDDIVVDDPTTAMMLEVFDNSNVLDILLSSPRQAILGKLLKKLLRLLPPITSSDVPPLLEIRWKSLSIIHRLHKLRNKDISYLDGLYHRGCCDPSQVKRVHATLTESFTEIGL
- the LOC141897576 gene encoding ribonuclease H2 subunit A-like isoform X1, with the protein product MDLELYKDNSRNLTLKSVIPEVSLSEPCCVGIDEAGRGPVLGPMVYGICYYPLSKAEDVKSLGLADSKTLTEDQREDLFKIIDENKEFMGWAINILSPNYLSNSMLRRTKYSLNEVSHDTAIGLINLLLSNKINVHEIYVDTVGAADKYQDKLQKIFPGIQITVTPKADAKFPVVSAASICAKVSRDRVLKEWKFPENKEFSREHGSGYPSDPTTKNWLAESTDKVFGFPQLVRFSWSTCSNILDSKAVTVHWDDDDDDENDDAAKGTAAITSFFTPTSDTIDCQRHQFFRDRCLEHVDSF